Proteins found in one Cytophagia bacterium CHB2 genomic segment:
- a CDS encoding glyoxalase/bleomycin resistance/extradiol dioxygenase family protein has product MQPLGILETALYVSNIERAEAFYATVLGLRRISKQPERHVFYYCGESVLLLFRAEATAIKTSSVPTHGAHGPGHMAFRVREEEMEAWRQHLQSCGVEIETEIRWPEGGYSIYFRDPDGNSLELATANVWPAE; this is encoded by the coding sequence ATGCAACCTCTCGGCATCCTCGAAACCGCCTTGTATGTAAGCAATATTGAACGCGCCGAGGCGTTTTATGCAACTGTGCTCGGTTTGCGGCGCATTAGCAAACAGCCGGAACGCCATGTGTTCTACTACTGCGGCGAGAGTGTGTTGTTGCTGTTTCGCGCCGAGGCTACGGCTATCAAGACATCTTCCGTGCCCACGCATGGCGCGCATGGCCCCGGGCATATGGCCTTTCGGGTCAGGGAAGAGGAAATGGAGGCGTGGCGTCAGCATTTGCAAAGCTGCGGCGTCGAAATCGAAACCGAAATCCGCTGGCCGGAGGGCGGATACTCGATCTACTTTCGCGATCCCGACGGCAATTCTTTGGAACTGGCCACCGCCAACGTCTGGCCGGCAGAATAA
- a CDS encoding bleomycin resistance protein has protein sequence MGEDMSKIVALAPVLLVKDVVAAANYYRDKLGFAYERFWGEPANFCMVRRDGHTIMLSQAPAQHKIVPHWQVVDKMWNVYLWVDDVEAIYQEFLQRGAQIDYGLGMKDYGVKEFGVQDLDDHDIGFGQIMR, from the coding sequence ATGGGAGAAGATATGAGCAAAATTGTGGCGCTTGCGCCGGTGTTGCTGGTCAAAGATGTCGTGGCCGCGGCGAATTACTACCGCGATAAATTGGGATTCGCCTATGAGAGGTTTTGGGGTGAACCGGCGAACTTCTGCATGGTTCGCCGCGACGGGCATACGATCATGCTGAGCCAGGCGCCGGCACAACACAAAATAGTTCCGCATTGGCAAGTCGTCGACAAAATGTGGAACGTTTATTTGTGGGTCGATGACGTGGAAGCCATTTATCAGGAGTTTCTGCAGCGCGGCGCCCAAATCGATTATGGCTTGGGCATGAAGGATTACGGCGTGAAAGAATTCGGGGTGCAGGATTTGGATGACCACGACATTGGCTTCGGGCAAATTATGCGATAA
- a CDS encoding nucleotidyltransferase domain-containing protein, protein MENTAQKLPAEIASIVERIVAAFVPEKIILFGSHAYGNATPDSDVDLLVIMETDLPAAERNRKISRLLRPRRLPLDIVVRNPQEIQRSLRRVDPFVHEIMEKGIVLYARSG, encoded by the coding sequence ATGGAAAATACCGCCCAAAAGCTTCCGGCAGAGATTGCTAGTATTGTCGAAAGGATCGTTGCGGCATTTGTTCCGGAGAAAATTATTCTTTTTGGCTCTCATGCCTATGGGAATGCCACACCGGACAGTGACGTGGACCTTCTGGTGATCATGGAAACAGATTTGCCGGCGGCGGAGAGAAACCGGAAGATTTCCCGGCTCTTGCGGCCCCGTCGCTTGCCCTTGGACATCGTAGTCAGAAATCCTCAGGAAATTCAAAGGTCGCTGCGCCGCGTCGATCCATTCGTTCACGAAATTATGGAAAAGGGGATCGTGCTTTATGCGCGAAGCGGCTGA
- a CDS encoding DUF1318 domain-containing protein encodes MATAQALSFQQIQPQQFVKDVRVMQHFINKKNCRWRAGERRSRAGKPLVFWLALGVSACSIHTPEMKFTGEKTALENQILGTYNQVKEDVWMVASVRAANPDSQITISDEKRTVLNAIQNREFNKDDVEEFMREGLVGENARGYLEIRDPQKLAADAERQRLVEKIVAEENRDRQIIMQRIIDINPSIESSDLAEVEKAFANVNRENAKPGAWVQLPGGEWVKKAKP; translated from the coding sequence TTGGCAACCGCGCAGGCCTTATCATTTCAGCAAATTCAACCGCAACAATTTGTGAAAGACGTGCGTGTCATGCAGCATTTCATCAATAAAAAAAATTGCCGCTGGAGAGCAGGCGAGCGGCGCAGCCGCGCTGGAAAACCTCTCGTTTTCTGGCTGGCGCTCGGCGTTTCCGCCTGTTCGATTCACACGCCGGAGATGAAATTTACCGGCGAAAAAACCGCGCTCGAAAATCAAATTCTCGGCACCTACAATCAAGTCAAGGAAGACGTGTGGATGGTGGCCTCGGTGCGCGCCGCGAATCCCGACAGCCAGATTACGATTTCCGATGAAAAGCGCACCGTGCTGAATGCGATTCAAAATCGCGAATTCAACAAAGATGATGTGGAAGAATTCATGCGCGAGGGCTTGGTGGGCGAGAATGCCCGCGGCTATCTCGAAATCCGTGATCCGCAAAAACTGGCGGCAGACGCCGAGCGCCAGCGTCTGGTCGAGAAAATCGTCGCCGAGGAAAATCGCGACCGGCAAATCATCATGCAGCGCATCATCGACATCAATCCCAGCATCGAATCCTCTGATTTGGCGGAGGTGGAAAAGGCCTTTGCCAATGTGAATCGTGAAAACGCCAAGCCGGGCGCATGGGTTCAATTGCCGGGCGGCGAGTGGGTGAAAAAGGCAAAACCCTGA
- a CDS encoding cytochrome c-type biogenesis protein CcmH: MRWTILIMLLTLPVYAAAPDSAATTHTPAELNAIRNELACYCGCGMTVQGCLGGMVCSESRTLSQEVIQLSSAGKSRPEILQAMVAKYGERILAAPTKEGFNLVVWGGPFVALLFGVGIIAWLVLRWRRTSPAAARSVNAPAPGQSDGYGDRFEQEFRQSGQ, from the coding sequence ATGCGTTGGACAATTTTAATAATGTTGCTCACATTGCCGGTTTACGCCGCTGCGCCCGACAGCGCTGCCACAACCCATACCCCCGCTGAACTTAATGCGATTCGCAATGAGCTGGCGTGTTATTGCGGCTGCGGCATGACGGTGCAAGGTTGCCTGGGCGGCATGGTGTGCAGCGAATCGCGCACGCTCAGCCAGGAAGTGATCCAACTCTCCAGCGCCGGCAAAAGCCGGCCGGAAATTTTGCAGGCCATGGTCGCCAAGTATGGCGAACGCATTTTGGCAGCGCCCACCAAAGAGGGTTTCAATTTGGTGGTTTGGGGCGGGCCGTTTGTGGCGCTGTTGTTCGGCGTGGGAATTATTGCATGGCTCGTTTTGCGGTGGCGGCGTACCAGCCCGGCGGCAGCCCGGTCCGTGAACGCGCCGGCGCCCGGCCAGTCCGACGGTTATGGCGATCGTTTCGAACAAGAATTCCGGCAATCCGGCCAATAA